The DNA window GGGTCCAAGGGGAAGTCTGGGTGCGAGCTGCCGCAGTCATTGAGGCCATTCTTGACGCTGCACAGCGCCCAGAAGGTCCAGCGCGACACCGGCGGGGCCCCCGGGATGTTGCCCGTGTTGGCTTCCAGGAAGTAGATGCGGTTCAGCGGGTCGGTGTTGCGGGCTCCGCCCAGCAGGGTTAGGAAGATGAGTAGCACGGCGccggccatgaagaacagGCCCAAAAAGCCCATTCCCACTCCTGGTATATTCGTTAGTTTTGGGGAGTATAGAGTTTGCACCAGGGTAGCGTACTGCTTAAAGCCATTGTGCGATGTATGCTCGAGGGTGATCGATCTAGTGTCGGAGGAAGGATGAATTAATGAGGATCGAGTCGAACAgtgcggaagaagagaagaagaaaaaagcCATCGCGGAGAATGCAGCACAGTATAAACGTCAAAGAAGCCGGGGGATCCGTTGATGGTCGACGTCATGCTTGCACTTGCTGGTGGGGACCCCGATATGGCTAGTCCATGACGATGTTGCACTCTGTGCACTCTATCGGTCTGACGTGGTGCACTTCCCGACCTCGACACTCACGACACTCGCGAACTATGGCCACTTGGGCCTACCCTCCCCTGCCGCCCGACCAGCTTACTCGTGAGGCCGAGTCGGCTCTGGTACTGACTCCCCCCCTGGCGGGTCCCTCAGCCACTCACCACCCATGGACAAAAAAAATGTGTGGAGAAGCTAACCGCGCCCAATTAGTCTCGCGAACTCGAGTGGCTGCTGCGCGCACTGCAGGACTCCCTGGTCGCTCTCAAGGAAGGCCTTCAAGAATGCGCCGCGCTCCTGGCGCCCAAGGAACCCGGCTCGACCCTGGTGCTGTCGTCGCTGCGATCTGAAAATGTCAAGGGCTTCGTTACACGAGTTGGCACCAAAGTGGTCAAGGGGGTACGTGTCTCTACTCCAGAAGCCGCTGATGTATCGTGGCTGACTCACTGGTCGCATAGGATATCCAGCTTCGCCTGAGCTCCCTGCCGCATCCCCGGGGCGCCTCGAGCACCCGCCTCAGCCTGTCCCAGGCGCCGGACGCCCCCGAGCTGGTGCTACAGCAACTCGTCTCGGTGCGCAATCTAGTGAACCAGAGCCTGGATATTATCGACGTCAGCGCGTGGACCGGCGACCCGCTCAATGCAGCGTTCATCTTCAGTCAACTGCACTTGCTCCTGGAGACCATCGGTGAAGCGCGCCagatgctcaagggcgaCGGGGACGATGTGCGCGGCAAGTGGTGGGACGCCAACGCCACGGAACTGGTACGTGcatgaatgaatgaatgatgcTAGGATCTGATGCTCAACAACAGCAGATGTTCGACCCTCCCCTGCCCTCCTATGTCTCCTTCCATCTTTCCATCGCCGACTCCGCGCTGGTCTTGTTGCTCCGCACCCTCGAGTCCACGACGCCGGCACAGGCACCCACCGCGTTTGCGTCGGATATCTCGCTGACCGGATTTTCCCTGCGCGACCGGATCTTCGGCGCCCGGCAGCCGGCCCacgacgaggccggcgaCGTGTTCATGTGGCACGGCGAGGAGGTCCATgtcaaggagaaggtgcgGGTGGAAAGCCAGGATCCCAGTCtcatggccatgatggccaaACTGACGGCCCTGGAGCACGAGGTGATGCGGTGGGTGGCGGCGCTGCGGGTGCTCATGGGCAATGACGAGACGGAGAGCGAGGAAAATTCTCCCCGGATAGATGATAAATAATTTTAATGCATGTCTACACTATGAAGATTAACTGCCGTAACTGACTCTATACGCGAATGCTTATTTGTAGCTGAGTCTCAGCCGCCAATCAGCGCTCGTGGATTTTTCAGTCTTGGCATGGATTTTCTCaatttcatcatcttcttcttcttctctccagctCCGTCGCTTCTTGCAAAGGACGATGTTGTCTCGATCTTCCGCTTCGGCCAGTCGGCAATGCTCGCGGGATCTGCTGCGCATCGTCCCCGGCGCTTCTTCAGCACGACCGCGAGCTGGGACCCGGCTGATCACGCAGCGACAGAAGCACCACGCCGCGACACAATCCC is part of the Penicillium psychrofluorescens genome assembly, chromosome: 4 genome and encodes:
- a CDS encoding uncharacterized protein (ID:PFLUO_006985-T1.cds;~source:funannotate), translated to MATWAYPPLPPDQLTREAESALSRELEWLLRALQDSLVALKEGLQECAALLAPKEPGSTLVLSSLRSENVKGFVTRVGTKVVKGDIQLRLSSLPHPRGASSTRLSLSQAPDAPELVLQQLVSVRNLVNQSLDIIDVSAWTGDPLNAAFIFSQLHLLLETIGEARQMLKGDGDDVRGKWWDANATELQMFDPPLPSYVSFHLSIADSALVLLLRTLESTTPAQAPTAFASDISLTGFSLRDRIFGARQPAHDEAGDVFMWHGEEVHVKEKVRVESQDPSLMAMMAKLTALEHEVMRWVAALRVLMGNDETESEENSPRIDDK